The Solanum pennellii chromosome 7, SPENNV200 DNA segment ACTACTTTCGCTACAACTCCCTTGGGACACACTCAAACTGTAGGTTAGTTTCGTTGATCACGAAATATAACAAGATATACATATTGAAGCATCAGTTAGTATTGTTTAGTTGAGTCGTTGTAATGATTCTCCCATCGAGAGGTTAGTGTGAGTGTCAACCAtagtttgggtcgtgacatgacTTCATAAGAATACTACAGTTGTAATACAATTGCTATAAAATGCAATAGAAAATAAGAGTTGTATTTAAAATCTAAAGCCACAAATCCCGATTAAATAATTAggaataaaataacaattaccGTAAGTTTATTAGATCTATCGGTTTAGCCATTACCTAAAACCTCATAACCAAGAGGCAAATTGATAGcccataaaaaatatatacacttgttaaaaaaatgttcagggataaactaataatttatttttatttaatttatcgattaaattaatttttgcatACCctttagttaaaaaataatctctatCTAAAAATGTGCATGTTCTGTTGTAGCGAATGAGCTTATTGTATACAACAAGTCAAAATACTTCTAATCGTGCAAATATTACTTTTGCACTGACAAATAACTTCtgataaatttgattaaattggTGTAAATTATACTTTAGTTTTATCATATCAAGTCAGTATTTTAACATGCttgaaaatgttaaaaatacGACTATATTGTAAAATCTGTTAGCATATTTGCcatgattattttatcatattttaagttttttttttcttaaaggaAAGTCAAAATATTACCATAAATGTTAGAACTTTtcctaaaagtaaaatataattatttttctatatttgatttattcttttcttaGAGAAAAAAGTTTGGAAACTTATAAATTGAAGATTCATATTCTCATAAGATAACACAATAGAGTCCACAATTTAGTCGTTTAGAAAATTTTGGTTATGGGGATGTTTTTTCTCTTCAATGTTAATGTTTTTATTCGTTTTTAATATGTAGGTTTAGTTGGCCAAATtccatataataatatttttgattttttagtatAGGTTTTTGTCATCTAATTTAACAAACATATGATATGCAATCATAACCTTCCGCATGACGCTCTAATCACTTTCGAAGCCAACAATCACATAGTTGAATGATCCAATTGAGCAAGGTTGAAGACAGGTTTAATGggatttcaaattaatttcgAACAAATTTGATTATAATGAAGATTTTTGTCTAGCTACATGTAGAGAAGAATTGATATCATATTTTCAACATTCCTGTTGCtgcatttttgaaataaaataaaataaaactatttttaacccatatattttaaaatttatttaattatgacaAGTTGTAGTAATGAATATTATATGAAGAACAAAGATTATCATGCAGTTGAAAAAAGTGGATCaagttttatcaaaataatccaaTCAATATGGAAGATTTGTTAGTGTTTTGACATGattttattatcatattttaagttttattttgtcCTTAAAGGAAAGTCAATATATTACCAATAAATGTTTGAACTTTTcgagaaagaaaatttttttttttttcatatttgatttaaGAATTTAGAGATCTACAAATTGAAGATACATATTTTCATAACACAAcacaataaaatttacaatgtaATTATCTAGAGGGTTTTGTTTATGAGAAGATTTTCTTTctacaatttcaatatttttattagtttttaataTGTAGGCCAGTTGGTCAAAtgtcatataataatattttgattttttaatataaatttttatgtgatttatcAAACATATAATATGCAATAGTAAACTTACGTATGACGCTCTAATCACTTTCGAACCCAACAAAATCCGAAGGTAACATATGTTGGAGCCTTTTCAAGTGTATTGTTTtccaattttaaattatcatatttattgattagtatttaATTATCCAAAATGACACTTATTAATTTATATGCTTAGTTTGCTCGCATATCTCATCAACGATCGATTATTCCAGCTCCTCAATCGGAACGATCAACAACCaaagtatttcttttatattagaaaaatcCTGAGCATGCCTTGCTCAAAGTCCAGCTTTGTAcatctaattattttattaaaagtcTATTAAGATGATGttcacttttttaattttataaatctaaatatatttatattatcatcaataagagaaaagatattattaaaataacaattaaaaggTCAGCCTAATATTAAAGCATATTGCAGTAAAGTCAAATATCTAAAAACTTATATCAAATAACGTTGACATGCGAATGTAAAATTAATGGAGGAAATCCgaatctaaaatttattttagatagaaatatttttttttctttttgcgaataaaaattgagaaaaaagttGCCCCGTCGTCTCTCGATTGAAACTAGATTGCACCATTTTAAGTTAGATTATTGGGTATATAAAATGGTTTTACCCTTAATCTCTGCATATAAATTCTGAATTCTTGTCCATATTTTCTTACAAACTTTTCTTTTacttcatttaaaattttggttGATTAGAGAACAAATACTGGTGAAAACGTGAGGTGTGAGTGGATTGAGCGGTGAGTCGTGAGCAGCACACTTTGAGAGTGAcatcaataataaatatgtGGGTGTCACGTATTttgcatataaaaaaataaaaataaaaatttgaataatgtCGAGTCGCCTCACTCCAttcgttatatatatatatatatcataatagtGTAGATTAATGTGTATCAAATTGGGTGTAAGCATCTTTATTGTTgataaataaatagttttagAGACAAAAGGATAGTACTAGTTGGAGATAATTGTAGTTGGAAATGAGGtgatattaataattaatgtttGTCAGAAGCTGAAGTTGTCGTCTACTTATGGATTCTCCTGCCAACAGTTCACATCTGCGGAAATCAGGAAGCCGACtagttgtttatgattttggtattgaaaatatacttatataatATAGGTTAATTATGCTATtaatctacctatctatctatcagGTATACTTGAAGATGCTGCTGCTAGTGTTTTTGAAGAAGATACCACAGACGCCAAGGCCACTACAACCATAATTACATCTCCTCTTGTAAAATTTAATCTTCATGTGTTACTGTTTATCATTTGGGGTGTTACCTGTTGCAAGGTCAGTGAAACCGACGACTTTTTCCACAATTATTCACATCTCCTGTCAATACATAATTATCTAATTTGCAGATCAGCTGGGATTCAGTCAAGAGAATGAGTGTAAACCTCCGTGATCTTTTTCTGTATGAGGCTTTTCTTTATTACAATCCTTTGCTACTTGTGGTTAGTTGGTTATCTTCACACTTTGTGCATCATCATTTTATTTCctcttaattaattactacCTGGTATTTACTTGTTTTTTTGGTGCTGCAGACCATAATGGTTTGGCTTTGGGGCATCAACCTATGGGTTTTTGCACAGGCTAATGTTAACTTTCCTAAAATTTTTGACCTCGATCAAAATCATCTCTCTCACACACAGATTTGGAAGGTACTGTATACATGATTATTCTTATGTATCCAAtaagtatgtatatatgtgagGCAAACACGGTTGGTTGGTGCTGTCATTTGGGTGTAACTGTTTTCTAACTGTGCTATACATGGTGCTCTTTAATTTGATAACTGTTTTAATTCCATTTCAAATGTTAAATTGAATGTGCAGTTTCTTGTATCCTGGCATGCTAAGCTTTTCCATTAAGGCTAAAGTTTAATTTTAGATAATAGAATTCTCTTACCCATAATTATATGACActtttttcactaaaatattctACTAAAATATCACAAGTTCTTTGATTACAAACCTACCAAACTGATCAAATTTCTTTCCGATCAACTTGTTATGTTATAGGTTCAATATTTCTATCACTACTACTTGTTTATTATATAGGTCAAAACTACTATCTTAAACTCCTTTTCCAGACAAATCATGTTTGTTTTAGTATCATCATATATAGATGCTTAGATACCTAGTGAAAacagaaaaaagaataaataagagAGAATTTCTTTTCAGTTGATTAACAACACATAAAAGAGCTTTTTGTAGAGAAAGAATATTCAACATAAAATTCTATTGGTTACTCTATagtattttaacttaattaagaTGTTACATATTTGTGAATCTGTACACATTACAATATATAACTGCATCAAGTGACTTAACTTCAATAGGAATTACTAGTTGTTAAACttgttttttcatatatattgtgTACTATACATATATTTGAAGATACAGAATAAAAATTTATCCAAATTCTGTTTATATTGCAGTGTGCTACCTGGATGACCATCATCGTGCCAACTAGCATGACAGCGTATCTCTATCTCTATTCAAGTGGAGAAGTTTCGTTGGCTGCATCTCAACCAGTGTAATAGATGCTTCCTTCACCAATTGAATGATACTTATTTGCTTATCCTAATCTAACTTTATGTATTTGAACTACTCATactaaattttaaagaaaagaagCTTTGGTAAATTTATAACATGGGACAACTTTGGCTTCTGTTTACTCATAcaaaatgctaatgtgttagtGACTCACTCGCATtaaatgtttaaatttatttatcctATTAAGAATACAAGGTTCTAATTGTCCTATGTTCTATAAATATGCTTtgttaatgaattaatttatgcaATTGCAGGTGCTCCTATATGCTGCTTTCGCCATGGCTCTGCTATGTCCCtttcatattttctatttatCATCTCGCTACTTTTTGTTAAGAACACTTTGGAGGATAGTTTTCCCGCTGCAGGCAAGTTTGCGTTACTTGGATGTTTGTGTATTATAACAAGAAGCGTGCTGATCTtgtaaatcaaaaaatattttaaactctcCCAGTGGTAAAATAATTGACATTTCTTTGTTTGTCTTAAAAGTGACACAATCTACCTATTTATTTGCTTGCTTCAGATTGTAAACTCTTTTCGGTTTAATTTAGGACAAATTCTGGAATTCTTTTGGTTGTCTAATACTCACTTCACAAAGGACCAAAGTATATTCTTTTCTCGGAGTATATATCTTAATCATAGTTTACAATTCCATGAAACATGAGTTTTACCagactaataaaataaaatatgattcatTATGTGAATCTATCAGATATAAAATTCTAATTTGATTCTTGCAGGCAATAGCTTTTGCTGACTTCTTCCTGGCTGATATATTAACATCTATGTCAAAGGTACACAACCTCTTCTTTCCTTTTGACAGAAAAACTTGTGCCCCTGGCATTTGGCAATGCTAATGCTATTCATAATGCACAGGTATTTTCAGATTTGGAGCGTTCAGTTTGTAGAATGGTTCATCGACAGGTTAGTTATAACTTTCTTTTTCAGAGATTATTGACAGACAATTATTTTAATGCTACTTAGCTTGGATGTGCATATGTTACTCCATTTCAAAATATCAGCACTAACGCTAAGTCTCTGCTGTGCCTGCTGGTACTCAGATATGAGACCAAATCAGAGACCTTCTTTCATAGTTATCATGTTTGGTACTCAGATCCAAGCTTTATATGTTTTACACCACATTCATATTAATAATTGGTTTATCGCAAGTCAAAGTTGTAAACAAAAACTAATCTTTTACTTTGTTATCCCAATCCCTCTACAAGAatccatgcattgcacaacAATCATGTATTGTTCATCTCACAACACTCATTTCACACTTTGACAAaacaatttttgtattattttacaCCTCCCATATTATAAATCATGCAAAACTAGACATTATAAACTCAACGACCCTTTAATATGTATGTAGATTGTACAGAGACTGACTGAGAAATACCCTTTGTAGGAGGTATCCTACTTTTTTTCCCAGGGTAAAGTTTCTTTCtgcataattataatttagtgCCCTGGAAAGAGGAAGTTCAGTCCCAAAGCATAATAAGAATTGTTGTTCATATTGTATTCCTAAGATACttagaataaaattttgaagaacttggtaagaaacaacaaagtttaaagagtattttcaaattagaaaattaaaactagtagaaaaaaatagaatcagAAACGAAttagaaacaatataaaaatagttttctcaaagaaagaaaattgaatccactgaatgcacagtgcctaattaagaaaattattcccctcaAGTACCCTAGGCTAATGGAATATATCCTCCCAATATAAAACGATCTTATTCATTGGTGTATCGGGTGTGCCTAAAACctcggtgtcagcgaaccactcaatgACAGTAAAGTATGCtgagaatactagatttagttaTAGTAGCAGTAGTCCAGAAAAATGTGTACAactaaaatgagaggaaatcacataatttatagaaaacaaagggtagtgtggaaatgttcttattgtgccttaccggaaacgtcacaaacctttggaaaagtcacaatcttttgAAAAGGTGACAACCTtttataaaaatcacaactcttcataaaaattgCACCTCTCATTTTCCATCAACACATTTTAAAACCCATAGGGAAAACGTATAggttctttttctcttttcctttctGGATGATTTAGTAGTAAGAGTAACTTGCATATGATTTTCACTAAAAATGAAATGGTATCTTTGTGAtggtataatttaatttttcaaatgtgAGAAAATGTTATAGATAAGGTGACCAACTCTCTTTGCATGTAGCCTAGAGATAAATGGTACTATATTGTACACTGATGAAAATGTTAAGATTTCTGAGTCCACCATGGATTATTAACATCTGCCTTCCTAAATCCAATTAATAATTGCTAGTGAAATATATCATAAAGTTTTTTCCCGATTGAATTCATAGTATATTGTGAAAGGATCAAATTGTTGgcattaattaattgaattatctgAAAAAGATGAATAATGATGCATATGCAGGTTGCTACGATTGCATGGTTTGAAGGTGATTCTGTTTGTGGCAGTCACTCAGTTGCCATTCCTATAGTTCTTGTATTGCCTTATCTATTTCGTCTATTTCAATGTCTACGGCAATACAAGGATACTAGAGATAAGACTAGCCTGTTCAATGGTAAATTTCCAATTCTTTTGAGTTTGAGATACATAAAGTTACTACTTTCAGAAAATGGATGAtgtatcattatttttaattgcaTGTGGGTTGTATTTTAActagaatattttatttcagctttaaaATATTCAACAGCAGTACCAGTGATATTTGTGTCAGCCCTTCAGTATCACGTATTCCCTGACAAGTGGGTTAACCTTTATAGGCCTTTGTGGCTTGTCTCAGCCGTTGTGAACTGTCTCTATTCATTTTATTGGGATCTGACAAGAGATTGGGACTTAAGGTGAGTGAATTAAGTTTTACCTCAATGCAAAGATCACTGctatttaataattatgttgataataataataatagagtAATTAGTTGTTTCCTTTGGTGTTTTAGTTGTTTCACTGTGGTTTTCAAGTTCAACAAACCACATATTTTATCACATTGCTTATACGGACGCAAATGGGTAAGTAAGCCTATCCataatttactttaattatttttagagcCCAAATTAAATTATCCATAGTGTAGGTG contains these protein-coding regions:
- the LOC107024393 gene encoding SPX and EXS domain-containing protein 5-like isoform X1 gives rise to the protein MDSPANSSHLRKSGSRLVVYDFGILEDAAASVFEEDTTDAKATTTIITSPLVKFNLHVLLFIIWGVTCCKISWDSVKRMSVNLRDLFLYEAFLYYNPLLLVTIMVWLWGINLWVFAQANVNFPKIFDLDQNHLSHTQIWKCATWMTIIVPTSMTAYLYLYSSGEVSLAASQPVLLYAAFAMALLCPFHIFYLSSRYFLLRTLWRIVFPLQAIAFADFFLADILTSMSKVFSDLERSVCRMVHRQVATIAWFEGDSVCGSHSVAIPIVLVLPYLFRLFQCLRQYKDTRDKTSLFNALKYSTAVPVIFVSALQYHVFPDKWVNLYRPLWLVSAVVNCLYSFYWDLTRDWDLSCFTVVFKFNKPHILSHCLYGRKWVYFWVIGSNLILRCTWTYKLSAHLRHNYLTVFTITALEMFRRFQWVFFRVENEWNKISNNKSSNTQLYLGDQQDKEEEFLINSNGHNV
- the LOC107024393 gene encoding SPX and EXS domain-containing protein 5-like isoform X4; its protein translation is MDSPANSSHLRKSGSRLVVYDFGILEDAAASVFEEDTTDAKATTTIITSPLVKFNLHVLLFIIWGVTCCKISWDSVKRMSVNLRDLFLYEAFLYYNPLLLVTIMVWLWGINLWVFAQANVNFPKIFDLDQNHLSHTQIWKCATWMTIIVPTSMTAYLYLYSSGEVSLAASQPVLLYAAFAMALLCPFHIFYLSSRYFLLRTLWRIVFPLQAIAFADFFLADILTSMSKVFSDLERSVCRMVHRQVATIAWFEGDSVCGSHSVAIPIVLVLPYLFRLFQCLRQYKDTRDKTSLFNALKYSTAVPVIFVSALQYHVFPDKWVNLYRPLWLVSAVVNCLYSFYWDLTRDWDLSCFTVVFKFNKPHILSHCLYGRKWCRCTFG
- the LOC107024393 gene encoding SPX and EXS domain-containing protein 5-like isoform X2 codes for the protein MCYCLSFGVLPVASWDSVKRMSVNLRDLFLYEAFLYYNPLLLVTIMVWLWGINLWVFAQANVNFPKIFDLDQNHLSHTQIWKCATWMTIIVPTSMTAYLYLYSSGEVSLAASQPVLLYAAFAMALLCPFHIFYLSSRYFLLRTLWRIVFPLQAIAFADFFLADILTSMSKVFSDLERSVCRMVHRQVATIAWFEGDSVCGSHSVAIPIVLVLPYLFRLFQCLRQYKDTRDKTSLFNALKYSTAVPVIFVSALQYHVFPDKWVNLYRPLWLVSAVVNCLYSFYWDLTRDWDLSCFTVVFKFNKPHILSHCLYGRKWVYFWVIGSNLILRCTWTYKLSAHLRHNYLTVFTITALEMFRRFQWVFFRVENEWNKISNNKSSNTQLYLGDQQDKEEEFLINSNGHNV
- the LOC107024393 gene encoding SPX and EXS domain-containing protein 5-like isoform X3, coding for MSVNLRDLFLYEAFLYYNPLLLVTIMVWLWGINLWVFAQANVNFPKIFDLDQNHLSHTQIWKCATWMTIIVPTSMTAYLYLYSSGEVSLAASQPVLLYAAFAMALLCPFHIFYLSSRYFLLRTLWRIVFPLQAIAFADFFLADILTSMSKVFSDLERSVCRMVHRQVATIAWFEGDSVCGSHSVAIPIVLVLPYLFRLFQCLRQYKDTRDKTSLFNALKYSTAVPVIFVSALQYHVFPDKWVNLYRPLWLVSAVVNCLYSFYWDLTRDWDLSCFTVVFKFNKPHILSHCLYGRKWVYFWVIGSNLILRCTWTYKLSAHLRHNYLTVFTITALEMFRRFQWVFFRVENEWNKISNNKSSNTQLYLGDQQDKEEEFLINSNGHNV